One window of Natrinema sp. SYSU A 869 genomic DNA carries:
- a CDS encoding sulfite exporter TauE/SafE family protein, giving the protein MDLFTSLGVDVLLFLAIGVLAGAHCIGMCGPLVTVYASQMDSATSNSSRESHLTTYEVRQHALFNIGRTASYTLLGAVFGALGSTLFVTTASLSSVVKFVRGGIGLIIGGLVMVVGVYYLLGRTTGGIHLPGLERISGWLAARVDRLANGLGIVGLGAVHGLLPCPILYPAFLYAFAIGSPAGGAVALGALGLGTIPAVFAYGTVIDAIDVVHRQRVHRLLGVAFVALGYILLAHGLMSLGIHLPHPRLPFYDGIEVANHTN; this is encoded by the coding sequence ATGGACCTATTCACATCCCTAGGCGTCGACGTGCTGTTATTTCTCGCAATCGGTGTCCTCGCCGGTGCACACTGTATCGGAATGTGTGGTCCGCTCGTCACCGTTTACGCGAGTCAGATGGATAGCGCCACATCAAATAGCAGTCGTGAAAGTCATCTTACAACCTACGAGGTGCGCCAGCATGCACTGTTCAACATCGGACGAACGGCGAGTTATACGCTTCTCGGTGCGGTGTTCGGTGCACTAGGCAGTACGTTGTTTGTGACGACTGCCTCGCTTTCATCTGTCGTCAAGTTCGTCCGTGGTGGAATCGGTCTCATTATCGGTGGCCTCGTCATGGTCGTCGGGGTATATTACTTACTGGGGCGAACAACTGGTGGTATTCACTTACCAGGCCTTGAGCGGATATCTGGCTGGCTTGCGGCACGCGTTGATCGTCTTGCGAACGGCCTTGGTATCGTCGGACTTGGTGCGGTTCACGGACTGTTACCATGCCCGATCCTCTACCCAGCATTTCTGTATGCGTTTGCGATCGGCTCACCTGCCGGTGGGGCAGTAGCTCTTGGCGCACTTGGACTCGGTACAATTCCTGCTGTCTTCGCGTATGGAACCGTCATCGACGCTATCGATGTGGTTCATCGACAACGAGTGCATCGATTGCTTGGGGTTGCGTTCGTCGCCCTCGGCTACATCCTGCTTGCACATGGATTGATGAGCTTAGGGATTCACCTACCTCACCCTAGATTACCGTTCTATGATGGAATCGAAGTGGCAAATCATACCAACTAG